TCTGGGTGAGGAACACCTTGGCCGCATCTTTCTGGCAACGCTCGCAATGCATCAGGCTTCCGTGGGTCTGGCCGCCCGCGGCGCCCATCAACCAACTATAGGCGTGCCCGTGCTGCGGGTCAAATCGTGGAAGGCCGCGGTGAAGCGCTGCGTGACCGGACCGGGCTTGCCATCGCCGATGGTCCGCCCGTCCACTTCACGCACCGGCACGACCTCGGCCGCGGTGCCGGTGAGGAAAATTTCGTCCGCCACCCAGAGGTCGTAGCGGGTCAGTTCGGCCTCGAGGATCGGGGTGCCCGCCTTTTCCGCCAGGTCCATGACGGCCCGGCGCGTGATGCCACCCAAAGCCCCGGCGGAGATGGGCGGGGTCAGGATGCGGCCCTTCTTGATGACGAAGATGTTGTCCGCGGTGCATTCGGCCACATGACCGGTGTCGTTCAACACGATGAGTTCGTCCGCACCAGCCAGGTTGCCCTCGATGCGGGCCAGGACTTGGTTGAGATAATTGAGGGATTTGATCGCCGGGCTGAGCGAGGCCGGACCGATTCGCCGGGTCGAAGCCGTGATGATCTTGAGGCCTTTCTGGTAGACCTCGGGGGGGTAGATGGAGATGCCGGTGGCGATGCAGAAGACGGTGGCCTTGGGGCATTTGTTCGGATTCAGGCCGAGGTCCCCCACCCCGCGGGTGACCACGAGGCGGATGTAGCCATCCTGGATGTTGCTTTCACGGCAGGTGTCCACCACCACGCGGGCCATGGCGGCGCGGTCCATCGGGATGGTCAGGAGGATGGCCTTGGCGGAATCAAACAGGCGGTCGATGTGTTCGTCCAAACGGAAGACACGTCCGTGGTAGGCGCGGATGCCTTCGAAAACGCCGTCGCCATACAACAACCCGTGGTCGAAAACCGAGATTTTCGCGTCCTCTTTGGCGTAAAACTGTCCGTCGATGTAGATCTTCACTGCTGCCTTTCCGTCAGGATTCCGTGGCGCAGTTCCAAGACACGGGAAGCCCGGGCGGCCACTTCGATGTCGTGCGTCACGAGCACAAGAGCCTTCTTTCTTTGCCGGGTCAAATCAAGCAGTAATTTGAGCACGATCTCGCGGTTCTCGCTGTCGAGGTTGCCGGTGGGCTCGTCGGCCAGGACCAGGGCCGGGTCGTTCACCAGGGCCCGGGCCAGGGCCGCCCGTTGTTGCTCGCCCCCGCTCAATTCCCCCGGACGATGGCGGAGGCGGTCGGATAGGCCCACTTCGTCGATGAGTTCCCGCGCCCGGGCGGTGTGGTCCAGGCCGGCCAGCCAGGCGGGCAGGGCGACATTTTCCCAAACATCGAGTTCGGGCATGAGGTGGTAGGACTGGAAAACAAAACCGACCTGGAGACCCCGCCAGCGGGCCAGGGCGCCGGGGGACAGGCCTGCCAGGTCGCGGCCGTTGGCGATGACCTGGCCGGAAGTGGGACGGTCGAGTCCGCCGAGGATTTGCAACAGGGTGGATTTGCCCGAGCCCGAGGCCCCGCGGATGGCCAGGGACTGTTCCGGCAGGATTTCCAAGTCGATGCCGCGCAGGACGGGCAGCGAACCGGACCGCCCGATGGGGTAGGCATGGTGGATGTTTTCCAGGCGGATCATGGGATCATGGGTTGATCATGGGTTGTTAAGGCTCCGGGCGGGGTCGATGCGGGCGGCCGCCAGCGCGGGGATGAGGGCCGCCAGTGTACTCAGGACCACCCCGCAGCAGCCGATGATCAAGACCGTGGGCGGGTCCACCACGGCGGGGATTTCCAGGAAGTGGTAAATCTCGGCCGGAAAGACATCGATGCGGAATGTGCTGGAAAGCCATCCGCTGAATGGGTTCCGGTAGGAAACCAGGGCCAAACCGGCCGCCACGCCGAGAACCGAACCGGCCACCCCCACGACCAAACCATACAGGGTGAAGACCGCCGCCACCTGGGCGTTGCGCGCGCCCAGCGCCTTGAGCAGACCGATGTCCCGGGTCTTTTGCACCGTGACGGTGATGAGCGTGCTCATCAGGCCGAAGGCCGCCACAATCATGATGAAGAGGAGGATGAAAAACATCACCCGCCGCTCGACCGCCACCTGCTGGACCAGGGTGCGGTTCTGGTCGATCCAGGTGACGGCGGTCAGGGGGGGGGCGAGGTCGCGATTGAGCCGTTGCTTGAGTCCATCGGACAGGAGCGCGTGCTCCAGCCGGATGGCCAGACCATGGGCGGCATCGTCGATGGCATACAACCGCTGCGCCTCGGAGAAGCCCAGGATGAGGAAGTTGAAGTCATATTCGAAAAACCCGGTCGAAAAGAGCCCGCGGATGGTGTACTCGGAGGGCAGATAGTAACTATCATCACCCGACTGGCGCGGGCCGCGGAGACGGGAAAGATTGCGGGGCGAATAGACCAGGATCTTGTCCCCGACCCAGGCCTGGTTGCGGCGGGCCCATTCGTCGCCCACGATGACCGAGTCAGGCCCCAGGATCCATTCACCCGCGACCAGCCGGCCTTTCATCGGAATGACCGCCTCGTGGGTGCTGGGGTCGATGCCCTTGATGAACGGTGTGGAGACGCGCCCGCCCGATTCGACCAGAACCGGACCGAGAATGAACGGGGTGACCGCAACCACCCCGGGCTCCCTGGCCACCCGGTCCATGACTTCGCGGTAGTCGCGCATCAGGCCGTAGTTGGTCACAGTGACGTGGGCGTTGAAGCCGACGATTTTCTCGCGCAACTGCCGTTCAAAGCCCTCCATGACCGAAAGGACCACGATGAGCACGGCCACCCCGACCAGCACGCCCAGGAGGGAAAGGATGGTGATGGCCGAGACGTAGCTGCGTTTGGGGCGGAGAAATTTCAGGGCCAGGTGCAATTCCACCCAGCGGTGCGGGACCACGGTCATGTGTAGAAGAAGCTGCCCGAGGAGACGCCCTCTGGCAAGGGGGAGAGATCCTCCCTCATGAAGGTCGGCCCGGCGTCAGAAAGCACTCCAAACGGAGCGGAAGGGCCGGGAGGCGCGAAAATCAAAACCGCAAGCTGCCCGTATCAAAGCCCACCCGGATGGCTTCCTGTTTTTTGTTCCAACTGGCCGGGCACACCATTCCGGGGTTTTCCCGCACAAACTGCAGGGCGTCGATCTTCCGCAACAATTCATCCACATTGCGGCCGATGGAGTTGTCCTGCATTTCCAGGCACTTGAGCACCCCATCCGGATCGATGACAAAGGTGCCGCGCTGGCTGATGCGCTGTTCCGGGCAGTAGGTGCCGAAAAAACGGCTCAGTTCCCCGCCCGTATCCGAGATCATGGGAAATTTTATTTTCTGCAATCGGATGTCGCCCTGCTTCCACGCTTTGTGCACGTAGACCGAATCCATGCTGACCGTGGCCACGCACACCCCGTTAGACTCGAAGTCCGCCGCGCGCTCGGCCAATTCGGCCAGCTCGGTCGGACATACCATGGAAAAATCCGCTGGATAAAAAACCAGGACCAACCAACGACCGCAAAAATGCGACAGCTTGAAGATTTCGATCCGGTCGTCCGTGTAGGCCAACAACTCGAAGTCCGGAACCTTCTCACCCAGGTGGATCTTGCTCTCCGTCGGAACACTCGTGGTCATGGGCTAGGTTTATTCGCTCCCCTCCCCCCTGGGAAGGCCAAAAAATCCACCCCACTCGGCCCCTGCTGTCGGTTCGATTCAAACGGGAATGGGCGACGCCCTCCGATAACAAATCTTTGCAAACGGGTACCGTCTCCATAAACTGACTGCGTGATCGCCGCCCAGGGTTTCCAAGCACCACCGCTTCCCGCCAACGAAGGCGAACGGTTGCAGGCACTCCGGGCCCTGCGCATCGTCGACACCCCGCCCGAGGAACGCTACGACCGCATCGTCCGCATCACCGCCCGCGTCTTCCAAGTGCCCATTGCCTACATCTCCTTCGTCGAAGAGGACCGGCAATGGTTCAAGGCCCGCCAGGGGGTGTGCGCCATCGGCGGTTCCCGCGACCAGTCCTTCTGCGGACACGCCATTCTGGGCGACGAACCCCTGGTCATCGCCGACACCCACCAGGACGCCCGGTTCCGCTTCAATCCGATGGTCACGGGTGAGATGGGTGTCCGTTTTTATGCCGGCGCCCCGATCCGCTCCGCTGGCGGCGAGAAAGTGGGCACCCTCTGCCTGATGGACAGGCAGTCGCGGCAACTCCACCCCGGCGAAATCACCCTTCTCAAGGAACTGGCACTCCTGGTCGAGCACGAACTGGGCCTGGTCGACGTGGTGGTCATGCAGCAAAAGGTTCTGGACAGCCAGCGCGAGCTGGCCGAAGAAAAGCGCAAGTCCGACGAATTGCTGCGCAACATCCTGCCCGAGCACGTGGCGGAAGAACTCAAGCTGCACGGACGGGTCAATCCCGTTCTGCACGACGAAATCGGCGTCCTGTTCTCCGACTTCACCGACTTCACCCGGGTTTCCGCCACCATGCAGCCGCAGGAACTGGTGGAAGAACTCAACACCTGCTTCTCCGCCTTCGACCACATCACCGACCGGCACGGGGTGGAAAAGCTGAAAACCATCGGCGATGGTTACCTGTGTGTGTGCGGATTGGAATCCGGCATCAACGGCCATGCCCGGGCGCTCCTGCAAACGGCCTTTGAGATGCGGGAATTCGTCGCCCGGCGCCAGGCGGCCAAGGAGGCCGCGGGCCAACCCTATTGGAACCTCCGCATCGGCCTCCACTGCGGACCAGCCGTCGCGGGCGTGGTCGGCAGCCGGAAGTTTGCCTACGACATCTGGGGCGACACCGTCAATACGGCGGCACGGCTGGAAACGGCGGCCGAGCCCGGTCGCATCAACGTCTCGGGTCCCTTCCTGGCCCATCTCGATGGCCAGGTGATTGCGGAAGTCCGGGGCGAATTGCCACTGAAAGGCAAGGGCCTGGTCCCCCAATTTTTTGTCGACAGTTGGATCGCCTGATTTTTCCCTATCCCTTCGACGGAACGACAAGATCCACGGGAGGGCGATCTTCCACCGTCGCCCGGCCTATGGCGGGACAAGCCGAGCGCGTTTGCCTTTGGAGGTTCACCCCATCGGATGGCTCATGATTCCTCGGATCCCTGCAGCATTTTGCATTTAATCAGCCACTCGTTCTCATACTCTTTCTCTTTCTCGTACTCTCTGAATGGGAGAGAGCGAGCACGAGAGCGAGTAAGAGAAACGATCCGAGTTCCCAAGGTGGAACGCGATCTTCCGCCGTCGCCCGGCCCATGGCGGGACAGCCAAGCGCGTTTGCCTTTGGAGGTTTACCCCATCGGATGGCTCATTTTCCTTCTGATACCAAATCCGATTGATTAGGCGCGAAAGCGCCCCGGAGGGCCGCACGCTGTGCGGCTTGGTCGTCCCGTGATGCTTTGCAAACGGGACCTGTCGGAGAACACGTTTCACGTGGCGACCCTCCGATTGAAACAGGCTCATTTTCCCTCTGATTGCTAGACCGTCCAGGCGATCTGCCTGCCTTCCTCCGCGGCAAAGACCGCCAGATCGCCGCCCAGCCGCGCGGCCCGTGCGGCACAACTCCGGGCCAATGCATCCATCTCCTCGTCGGAATGCGAGGGATCGTGGTGGAAGAGGGCCAGTTGCTTCACCCCCGCCTGCACGGCCCAATCGGTCACGGTGTGGGCGCTCGAATGGCCCCAGTCCGGGTGGGCCAGGTAGGCCGCGTCGGTGAACTGGGCATCGGCGATCAGGAGATCCGCACCGCGGGCCGCCTCGAGACAGGCCTGGGGCACCGGGCGCA
The sequence above is a segment of the Candidatus Methylacidiphilales bacterium genome. Coding sequences within it:
- the ilvE gene encoding branched-chain-amino-acid transaminase — translated: MKIYIDGQFYAKEDAKISVFDHGLLYGDGVFEGIRAYHGRVFRLDEHIDRLFDSAKAILLTIPMDRAAMARVVVDTCRESNIQDGYIRLVVTRGVGDLGLNPNKCPKATVFCIATGISIYPPEVYQKGLKIITASTRRIGPASLSPAIKSLNYLNQVLARIEGNLAGADELIVLNDTGHVAECTADNIFVIKKGRILTPPISAGALGGITRRAVMDLAEKAGTPILEAELTRYDLWVADEIFLTGTAAEVVPVREVDGRTIGDGKPGPVTQRFTAAFHDLTRSTGTPIVG
- a CDS encoding peroxiredoxin; the protein is MTTSVPTESKIHLGEKVPDFELLAYTDDRIEIFKLSHFCGRWLVLVFYPADFSMVCPTELAELAERAADFESNGVCVATVSMDSVYVHKAWKQGDIRLQKIKFPMISDTGGELSRFFGTYCPEQRISQRGTFVIDPDGVLKCLEMQDNSIGRNVDELLRKIDALQFVRENPGMVCPASWNKKQEAIRVGFDTGSLRF
- a CDS encoding adenylate/guanylate cyclase domain-containing protein, whose product is MIAAQGFQAPPLPANEGERLQALRALRIVDTPPEERYDRIVRITARVFQVPIAYISFVEEDRQWFKARQGVCAIGGSRDQSFCGHAILGDEPLVIADTHQDARFRFNPMVTGEMGVRFYAGAPIRSAGGEKVGTLCLMDRQSRQLHPGEITLLKELALLVEHELGLVDVVVMQQKVLDSQRELAEEKRKSDELLRNILPEHVAEELKLHGRVNPVLHDEIGVLFSDFTDFTRVSATMQPQELVEELNTCFSAFDHITDRHGVEKLKTIGDGYLCVCGLESGINGHARALLQTAFEMREFVARRQAAKEAAGQPYWNLRIGLHCGPAVAGVVGSRKFAYDIWGDTVNTAARLETAAEPGRINVSGPFLAHLDGQVIAEVRGELPLKGKGLVPQFFVDSWIA
- a CDS encoding ABC transporter permease; this translates as MTVVPHRWVELHLALKFLRPKRSYVSAITILSLLGVLVGVAVLIVVLSVMEGFERQLREKIVGFNAHVTVTNYGLMRDYREVMDRVAREPGVVAVTPFILGPVLVESGGRVSTPFIKGIDPSTHEAVIPMKGRLVAGEWILGPDSVIVGDEWARRNQAWVGDKILVYSPRNLSRLRGPRQSGDDSYYLPSEYTIRGLFSTGFFEYDFNFLILGFSEAQRLYAIDDAAHGLAIRLEHALLSDGLKQRLNRDLAPPLTAVTWIDQNRTLVQQVAVERRVMFFILLFIMIVAAFGLMSTLITVTVQKTRDIGLLKALGARNAQVAAVFTLYGLVVGVAGSVLGVAAGLALVSYRNPFSGWLSSTFRIDVFPAEIYHFLEIPAVVDPPTVLIIGCCGVVLSTLAALIPALAAARIDPARSLNNP
- a CDS encoding ABC transporter ATP-binding protein, which codes for MIRLENIHHAYPIGRSGSLPVLRGIDLEILPEQSLAIRGASGSGKSTLLQILGGLDRPTSGQVIANGRDLAGLSPGALARWRGLQVGFVFQSYHLMPELDVWENVALPAWLAGLDHTARARELIDEVGLSDRLRHRPGELSGGEQQRAALARALVNDPALVLADEPTGNLDSENREIVLKLLLDLTRQRKKALVLVTHDIEVAARASRVLELRHGILTERQQ